In Rutidosis leptorrhynchoides isolate AG116_Rl617_1_P2 chromosome 2, CSIRO_AGI_Rlap_v1, whole genome shotgun sequence, one genomic interval encodes:
- the LOC139891377 gene encoding ubiquitin carboxyl-terminal hydrolase 18-like — protein MHEYNHSLDLNRYLQYGITALAIVFSLIYFIKHTAAKYFVVDGDDHSHSHSQLSSIQSDAVSSSSMPGLVSTSDSCAVCGSSTTKQCARCKFVKYCSESCQKKHWRLGHNKKCEEFRLSSKSSLQGRRSSTAVALVPGAGTSTQLKKILFPYDKFVELFNWKNRGFPPCGLLNCGNSCFANVVLQCLSYTRPLAAYLLENGHRSECRRNDWCFLCELQAHMERASQSNHAFSPINILSRLPNIGGNFGYGKQEDAHEFMRFVIDTMQSVCLDVYGGERAVHPSSQETTLIQHIFGGRLHSQVICTKCNNISNQFENMMDLTVEIHGDAASLEECLDQFTAKEWLDGDNKYKCDGCNDYVLALKRLNINVAPNILTIALKRFQRGRFGKLNKRVTFPETLDLSPYMSKAADSIDKYKLYAVVVHLDMLNASYFGHYICYAKDFSGNWYRIDDCKVEAVELDEVLSQRAYMLLYSRVSARPSCLNPIEETQEKKSNLNPPVDCSSDAESADATDQCDTLLHTNISCANASTSRNSLDSAMELHTSDSNTGSSSLGDNVDSGSDCTVTFEDTNCSTENNNGIDKSVSVQSDISDNVEGTVGISSSHLTDVEEVANGTVFVNFEPKPDKVESSISSPIRDSSEELVKTISSAAKLKPLISPGFLGKRPRKILNTQKDEKAVECKQANGDLKPVCFKDVDIVESNTKSVGVVNGGESNVV, from the exons ATGCATGAATATAATCATTCTTTGGATCTCAATCGGTATCTTCAGTACGGAATCACAGCTCTCGCTATTGTTTttagtttaatttattttattaaacacACTGCCGCTAAATACTTTGTTGTTGACGGTGACGACCATTCCCATTCTCATTCCCAATTATCATCTATTCAATCCGACGCCGTTTCATCTTCATCGATGCCTGGCCTTGTTTCGACTAGTGATTCATGTGCTGTTTGTGGTAGCTCCACGACGAAACAGTGTGCGCGATGTAAATTTGTTAAATATTG CTCAGAATCTTGTCAAAAAAAGCATTGGCGTTTGGGGCACAATAAAAAATGTGAAGAATTTCGGTTATCCAGCAAATCAAGTTTGCAAGGAAGAAGAAGTTCTACTGCAGTTGCACTAGTCCCTGGCGCTGGGACATCTACGCAGTTAAAAAAG ATTCTTTTTCCCTATGACAAATTTGTGGAGCTCTTTAACTGGAAGAACCGAGGCTTTCCTCCGTGCGGCCTTCTGAATTGTGGAAATAG TTGCTTTGCCAATGTTGTCTTGCAATGTTTGTCTTACACTCGGCCACTTGCTGCTTATTTGTTGGAGAATGGCCATCGTAGTGAAT GCCGGCGAAATGATTGGTGTTTCCTTTGCGAACTTCAAGCTCATATGGAAAGAGCCAGCCAAAGTAATCATGCTTTTTCACCAATCAATATTTTGTCACGCTTGCCTAATATTGGTGGAAATTTTGGCTATGGAAAACAGGAAGATGCCCACGAGTTCATGAG GTTTGTTATTGATACTATGCAATCAGTTTGCCTTGATGTATACGGTGGAGAACGAGCTGTGCATCCTAGTTCTCAGGAGACAACTCTTATTCAACATATTTTCGGGGGTCGTCTTCATTCACAG GTGATCTGTACAAAATGCAATAATATATCGAATCAGTTTGAAAATATGATGGATTTGACTGTAGAAATCCATGGGGATGCTGCATCTCTCGAGGAATGTTTAGATCAATTTACAGCCAAAGAATGGCTTGATGGAGATAATAAGTACAAGTGTGATGG ATGTAATGACTATGTCTTGGCGTTGAAACGATTAAACATTAATGTGGCTCCAAATATCCTTACCATTGCTTTAAAGAGATTTCAG AGAGGGAGATTCGGGAAACTTAATAAAAGGGTGACATTCCCAGAAACATTAGATCTTAGTCCTTACATGAGTAAGGCTGCAGATAGCATTGATAAGTACAAGCTATATGCGGTTGTTGTTCATCTGGACATGCTTAATGCATCATACTTTGGTCACTACATTTGTTATGCAAAGGATTTCTCTGGAAACTGGTACCGAATTGATGACTGCAAG GTCGAAGCAGTTGAACTGGATGAAGTGCTCTCTCAAAGAGCGTATATGCTGCTGTATAGTAG AGTCTCTGCCAGACCATCATGCTTAAATCCTATAGAAGAAACCCAAGAAAAGAAGTCCAATCTAAACCCACCCGTTGATTGCTCATCGGATGCAGAATCGGCTGATGCTACTGACCAATGCGACACTCTATTGCATACAAATATTTCATGTGCAAACGCTTCTACATCTCGAAATTCTCTCGATAGTGCCATGGAACTTCACACTTCAGATTCAAATACGGGCTCTTCCAGTTTAGGGGATAACGTAGACAGTGGCAGTGATTGTACGGTTACCTTTGAAGATACTAATTGTTCAACCGAAAATAATAATGGAATAGACAAATCTGTTTCTGTTCAAAGTGATATCAGTGACAATGTTGAGGGTACTGTTGGAATTTCATCTTCTCATCTAACTGATGTTGAAGAAGTCGCCAACGGAACAGTTTTTGTAAATTTCGAACCTAAACCCGACAAAGTAGAGTCTTCTATAAGCTCACCTATCCGAGATTCTTCTGAGGAACTGGTAAAAACGATTTCCTCAGCAGCAAAATTGAAACCATTAATCTCCCCGGGTTTCTTGGGGAAACGGCCACGAAAAATTCTAAATACACAAAAAGACGAAAAAGCCGTTGAATGTAAACAGGCCAATGGAGATTTGAAGCCAGTTTGTTTCAAGGACGTTGATATCGTGGAGTCGAATACCAAATCGGTTGGCGTTGTAAACGGTGGTGAGTCCAATGTTGTATAG